TCACCGCCCTACCGCGCTGCGCGCGGTCAGAAAGGTGGATCCCGAGGCGGCCGAGGTGGCGCACTACGATCTGTCGAAGTTTCGGTCATTGTTCCTGGCCGGTGAGCGGCTGGACCCGGAGACCTACCGGTGGGCGCAGGCCAAGTTGGGTGTACCGGTGGTCGACCACTGGTGGCAGACCGAGACCGGATGGCCGATCGCGGCGAGCCTGCGCGGGTTGGAACCGATGCCGATCAGGCCGGTTCGCCGTCGGTGCCGGTGCCCGGGTACGACGTGCGGATTCTGGACGAGGACGGCACCGAGATGGGGCCCGGTCAGGAAGGCGCGGTCTGCCTGAAGCTGCCGATGCCGCCGGGCACCTTGCCCACCCTGTGGGGCACCGACGAACGGGTATGTCGCGTCCTACCTGACGCGGTTCCCTGGCTACTACCTCACCGGTGACGGCGGATACCTCGATGATGACGGCTACCTGTTCGTGATGGGACGTACCGACGACGTGATCAACGTCGCCGGGCACCGGCTCTCCCCTGGGTTGATGGAGGCGGTGCTGGCGGCGCACCCGGCGGTGGCCGAGTGCGCGGTGATCGGCGTGGCCGACCGGTTGAAGGGTCAACTGCCGCGCGGGTTCGTGGTGCTCAAAGATGGAATCGACATCGATCACGACACGCTGCAGGGCGAGTTGATCGCCGCGACGCGTCGAGACATCGGCGCCGCGGCAGCCTTCCGGCAGGTGACCATCGTGGACCCACTGACGAAAACGCGATCGGGCAAGATCCTCCGCAAGTCGATGCGGGCCATCGCCGACGGCCACGACGAGCCGGTCCCCTCCACCATCGAGGACCCTGCGGTGCTCGACGCGCTGAGACCGACGCTCCGCGGCGAATAGCTCGGCGCTGCGAATCCGCAGTGCCGGCATCCGCCCGGACGGTCGGTCGCGGGTCGACGCAGGTTTCCGATGTCCTATTCTGGGACACTCAGGGAAAGTGACCTGCGACACAGTAGTGGGGTGAGTCGGAGACACCAGGACGGAGATTTGATGGACAGCGACCCTAGGCGGCGGCGAGTGACTACCGATCGTCGCCCCGCTTCATCCCTGTCCGCAACGGACGAGGTCTCCAGCTTCATCGCCCAGTCGTGGCAGCGATCTCGTCAGGCGGGCGTGGTGCCGGACGGTTCGAGCCCTCCTCGTCTCCAGTTCGTCGAAGACCTCGACCTGCGTCGCCGACTGGTGCAATGCGCCTCACCGATCCTCGATCGCCTGCACGACGACCTGTCCGGAATGTCACTCAGCGTCGCGCTGACCGACGAGCATGCCCAAGTCATGCTGCGGCGCGACAATGATCCTGTCCTTGCCGCCAAGCTCGACAGCGTCTATTTCGCGCCCGGGTTCAACTACTCCGAGGAACTCATCGGCACCAATGGCGTCGGCACCGCCCTCGAGACCGGCATGGCCGTCTACGTCGACGGCCGCGAGCACTTTCACGAGGCAATCCACGATTTCACCTGCGCCGGCGCGCCCATTCACAATCCGATCCTCGGACGTGTCGAAGGATTGATCGATATCAGCGGTCTCGCCCGAGAGGCGAACCCGCTGATGCGTCAACTCGCGCTCGGGGCTGCACGGGACGTCGAGTCGGCACTGCGTTCGACAGGATCGGCGAAACAACAGCTCGTGCTGGGAGAGTTCCTCGCAGCCTGTCGACGTCGACAGGTCGCGGTGTACTCACTGAGCTGCGGCGTCTTCATGTCGAACACCATCGGTTCTCGCCTGCTCGATCCGATCGACGAGGCGTTCCTCCGCGAGGAAGCACATTCGCTGCTCGGCCCCTCGCGGATCACCCAGCTCGCCCTTCACCTCCCCTCGGGCGGCACCATCACGGTCAAGCGCAACATCATCGAGGACGGTGCCGAGGTCGCGGGAGTGATCCTCGAAGTTGAACGGCCTCCGCACCCCAGGTCCTCGACCACGCACCACCGCAGCCTTCCTGCGCTGCCCGGATCGACCGGATCCTCACCGCAATGGACCCGGTGCAGCAGGGAGCTGATCTCCCTGGCATCCACCGATGCCAACACGATCCTGCGGGGAGAAGGTGGAAGCGGCAGGCTCACCCTTGCGCGCGGGGCACATCTGTACAAGAACCCCCAAGCACCGATTGCCGTCGTGGACTGTAACCCCACGGAATCCGTCGAGGAACGCCTGAGAAACGCGCTGGATTCCGCCGCCACCACCGTCGTTCTCCGCGATATCGACCTGCTCGACGCACGCCTGGACCAGGCCGTCTCCGATGTGGTGTCCACCGATCAGCGCAGCTATCCGGCACGGTGGATCGTTGCCACCTCTTCCACCGACGGAGATCGGCTCCTGCACTCCGCCCTTGCTCGCAACTTCACCACGACAATCGATGTCCCCGCGTTGCGACACCATCCCGGCGACGTACCGGCAATCATTCGAATGTGCTTGGGGCAGCTCGCACCTCACCGCGACGCCGACATCCCCGACGACGTGTTACGGGTGCTGAAGAAATACCACTGGCCGGGCAACATCACCGAACTCGTGGACACGCTCAAGCACGCTCTGCGCGCCAAGCCGGCGGGGGTGATCACCGCAGTCGACCTGCCACCCGCACTCAGTTCGGCGCCTCGGCGAACGATGACGGCGATGGAGAGCGCCGAACGCGATGCCATCGTGGTGGCGCTCCGCGAATGCGGCGGCAACCGCGTGGCAGCCGCGAAATCACTGGGGATCGCCCGGTCGTCGCTCTATCGAAAGATCGACACCTTCGGCATTCACCTGTGACCTCCTCGGCGCAGGCTCATCGGTCCAGACATCCGATGTCTCGACGCCGGAAGTCGACGATCACGACCGAGGGTGTCGTGAATCTTCATAAACCTGTCCCGCTGGTTCTAGTTTCGCCGCACCGCCGGGCAGAGAGGCCGCACCGCCGGGCAGAGAGTGTGACAGCAGCGCTCAGCAGATCGCAGACCGCGACGGCAGGGCAGTACCGTGGATCACCTGATCCCGGGTGGGCAATGCGGCCCGCGGAATGGAGAAGACGATGACAGCACGAGACGACGAATACCGGCTCCTGAACTGGCGGACCACGAAGCCGCAGGCGAGAGGGTGCAGCGGTGGGAGCAGATGCTGTCCACGACCCACCTGCCGTGGTCGGTGACCGTTCCCGACGACACCTCGCGGCCGTTCGACGCCTACGTTCGGCGCTGCGCTGCCGATGCTTGTACCGAATCCCTATTGTGTAGTGCACGCTCATCGGCGTTGGTTGCAGAGTGACTGGCCAGACCAGAGTCCCGGACTTCACGGCAGGTGCAGGCTCGTCGGGAAACTGCTGCCGTAGACGAATAGCTGTTGAGTGATGCTCAGCTGCCTACCGTGCGGTTTCGCCACCAAAGAACCTATGTGCCGGGACGGCGGTTGCCGTCGATGCTGTCGTGAGGAGCCCCCCGGTTGAGAAGTGGACGTTCCCGTTTTCCCGGGCGGTGTTGGTCCGTGCGCCGAGCGTTTTCAGGGCCTCTTCGACCGGGGCGTTGCCGAAAGCCTTCGCGATCCGCTGGTGGAGCGCGACGACTCTCTTGGTCTCCAGGAGGAATTCGTTGAGATCGCGCTCGACAGTCGCTCGCCAGTCTTCGAACTTCAGGCGTCGAGTCTCGTACTCGTTCCACTTGTCGGCGAAGTTTTCACCGTCACAGGCGGGGTTTTCCACCCAGTACCGCCCGCTGCGCTTTTCGATGTGCTCGGGCATTCGCTGTACTGCGCTCATGGTCGCGTCGACGAGGTCCGTTTCGCCCTCGTATCCCTTGCCGGCGAGGGTCGTGATGAGGCTGGACGGGGGGCGGTCGTCGAGGTCGTTGGCGAAGTAGATGTCTCTGTGTCGCTTGAGGATTTGTACGACGCGGTGGAGTGGGGTGCGTACGCGGTGATTGGGCACCGCGTCGACCGAGCCGTACGAACTGGCCAGTATGGCGCGTTCTTCCTCGAACTGCTTGGCGCACTGGGTGCGGAACCACTCGACGTAGGCCAGCGGGTTGGATTTCTGCCAGTTCCGTAGGTTGCGGTCCGTGAGCTCGATCGCGGTCGCCGATGGGGAATCGGCATCCGGAATGGCGGGAAGCACGTCCATGTGGAAGTTGTCGTAGTGCAGGCACCAGGAGCGTCGGCCTTCGGAGACTTTGCCGGGGCTCTCGCACGCCTGACCGTCATGATCCTTGCGGTAGTCGTCAAGCAGTGCGCCTACCCTGTTTTTGAGTTCCTGCTGCGTGGTAGAGGTCTTTGCGACGTCGAGTTGGGACACGAGGTCCAGGTCGTACTCGTTTCGCTCTCCCACACACCCCAGGCAGCCTCCAGGATCGACCACAACCGGCGCAACGACCACCCCGATAGGGAAGACCGACCCGGCGGCACCCGTCCCGGTCGACAACCGCAGGGAGCTACCGCCCCGACCCCGGGGTCGCAAACGAAAAGACGTGTTTGCAGCACCCCCGGACCCGGCACGGTCCTGACGCACCCAGCCGACGGGACGCCCACCACCTCCACACCCGCCCTTGCAGGCACCCTGCAAACCTGCAAAACGACCCGCAACCTGCAAACGCCCCCCTTCGGACCTAGGAGTTCGTCGTAGATACTGCGGCGCGGGGCCGGCTTTTTCGCGCTGAGTGCGACGAGGTTCGCCGTGGTTGCGACGAACTATGGATGCCGGCGAGCCGCCAGGGCAGTAATGGCTGCTATCGCGACCACAGGTGCACACCGGCGGGGCGGAGGCGTTCGGGGGTCTCGCCTTAATTGTGCACCGTGCACTACTGCTCCTATGAAGTTCGTCATCGCAGCCAATGTATTGCGCAGTAGCCCGCCGTAGTGTTCCAAGTCACATACATCCATCTACTGCACAGGAGTGCACATGGCACCGGCTTACCTCCCTTGGCTGCTGGCTGAGCCGTTCGGGTCTGCACCCGCGATCCGAGACGACCTCCGCGAGTTCTCATTCGAGCAACTCGACGCGAGGGTGGCCGCCGTTGCCGCCCAGTTCGCCGGACGAGATGTGGGTCGTGGCGACGTTGTGGCCGTGATGCTGCCCAACCGCAGCGAGCTTGTCGTCGCCATCTTTGCCGCCTGGCGCCTTGGCGCCGCCGTGACTCCGGTCAACCCAAATTTCACCGAACAGGAGGCCACCCATCAGATCGCCGATGCCGGCGCCACGCTGGTCGTGAACGCCGGTCCCGGCGCCCCCACCGGCGGCAAGCCAACAATCGCCGTGGACGACCTCGCCGAACATTCCACCGGGGAGGTGCCTGCACCGGTCGTACTCGCAGACAGCGACATGGCCCTGGTGATCTACACGAGCGGCTCCACCGGCCGACCCAAGGGCGTC
The sequence above is drawn from the Rhodococcus jostii RHA1 genome and encodes:
- a CDS encoding sigma-54-dependent Fis family transcriptional regulator, which codes for MTTDRRPASSLSATDEVSSFIAQSWQRSRQAGVVPDGSSPPRLQFVEDLDLRRRLVQCASPILDRLHDDLSGMSLSVALTDEHAQVMLRRDNDPVLAAKLDSVYFAPGFNYSEELIGTNGVGTALETGMAVYVDGREHFHEAIHDFTCAGAPIHNPILGRVEGLIDISGLAREANPLMRQLALGAARDVESALRSTGSAKQQLVLGEFLAACRRRQVAVYSLSCGVFMSNTIGSRLLDPIDEAFLREEAHSLLGPSRITQLALHLPSGGTITVKRNIIEDGAEVAGVILEVERPPHPRSSTTHHRSLPALPGSTGSSPQWTRCSRELISLASTDANTILRGEGGSGRLTLARGAHLYKNPQAPIAVVDCNPTESVEERLRNALDSAATTVVLRDIDLLDARLDQAVSDVVSTDQRSYPARWIVATSSTDGDRLLHSALARNFTTTIDVPALRHHPGDVPAIIRMCLGQLAPHRDADIPDDVLRVLKKYHWPGNITELVDTLKHALRAKPAGVITAVDLPPALSSAPRRTMTAMESAERDAIVVALRECGGNRVAAAKSLGIARSSLYRKIDTFGIHL
- a CDS encoding nucleotidyltransferase; translation: MVVAPVVVDPGGCLGCVGERNEYDLDLVSQLDVAKTSTTQQELKNRVGALLDDYRKDHDGQACESPGKVSEGRRSWCLHYDNFHMDVLPAIPDADSPSATAIELTDRNLRNWQKSNPLAYVEWFRTQCAKQFEEERAILASSYGSVDAVPNHRVRTPLHRVVQILKRHRDIYFANDLDDRPPSSLITTLAGKGYEGETDLVDATMSAVQRMPEHIEKRSGRYWVENPACDGENFADKWNEYETRRLKFEDWRATVERDLNEFLLETKRVVALHQRIAKAFGNAPVEEALKTLGARTNTARENGNVHFSTGGLLTTASTATAVPAHRFFGGETAR